One genomic segment of Selenomonadales bacterium includes these proteins:
- the hisA gene encoding 1-(5-phosphoribosyl)-5-[(5-phosphoribosylamino)methylideneamino]imidazole-4-carboxamide isomerase, with the protein MILFPAIDIRGGKCVRLLEGRFDQETIFADRPADMAIKWEAQGGKYLHIVDLDGALQGKPVNLDAIRDIIANVSVPVQLGGGIRNLDSIEAWLDAGVDRVILGSIAVKDPELVKEACRLFGERIVVGIDAKGGEVAVEGWGISGGVQATELAKRMADVGVARIIYTDISRDGTLSGVNVESTVELARAAGIPVIASGGVAGMDDVYRVAASPEIEGMIIGKALYTGKIDLRAALCVAEGR; encoded by the coding sequence ATGATTTTATTTCCTGCAATAGATATTCGCGGCGGCAAATGTGTTCGTCTTTTGGAAGGTCGATTCGACCAAGAAACGATATTTGCCGACCGCCCTGCCGACATGGCGATCAAATGGGAGGCACAAGGCGGCAAGTATCTGCATATCGTCGATCTTGACGGCGCACTCCAAGGTAAGCCTGTCAACCTTGATGCGATTCGTGATATTATAGCGAACGTTTCTGTGCCTGTACAGCTCGGTGGTGGGATCCGCAATCTTGATTCGATCGAAGCGTGGCTTGACGCAGGTGTCGATCGTGTCATTCTTGGCTCGATCGCCGTGAAAGATCCCGAATTGGTAAAAGAAGCGTGCCGTTTATTCGGCGAACGTATCGTCGTCGGCATTGATGCCAAAGGCGGAGAAGTCGCGGTAGAAGGCTGGGGTATCTCGGGCGGCGTACAAGCAACCGAGCTTGCGAAACGTATGGCTGATGTCGGTGTTGCACGTATCATCTATACGGATATTTCGCGTGACGGAACGCTTAGCGGTGTCAATGTCGAATCGACAGTCGAGCTTGCACGGGCGGCAGGTATTCCTGTTATCGCATCGGGCGGTGTGGCAGGTATGGACGATGTTTACCGCGTAGCGGCATCGCCCGAAATCGAAGGTATGATCATCGGTAAGGCACTTTATACGGGCAAGATCGATCTCAGAGCTGCGCTTTGCGTAGCAGAAGGGAGATGA
- the hisH gene encoding imidazole glycerol phosphate synthase subunit HisH, translated as MIAIIDYGMGNLRSVEKALHAVGAEAVITSDAEVIRRAAKVILPGVGAFGDCMKNLERYGLIPVIHEAVGSGKPFLGICLGLQLLFESSEESPGIKGLGIFKGEVKAIPPCGLKVPHMGWNSLSYQTPSPLFEGISENEYVYFVHSFHAVPNDTSIVTAQTEYGTMLTAAVGKDNVQAAQFHPEKSSRVGLSMLKNFVNWNK; from the coding sequence ATGATAGCGATCATTGATTATGGTATGGGTAATCTCCGCAGTGTCGAAAAAGCTCTGCATGCAGTCGGGGCAGAGGCTGTCATTACGAGTGACGCCGAAGTCATTCGTCGTGCCGCCAAGGTCATTCTTCCCGGTGTCGGTGCATTCGGAGATTGTATGAAGAATCTCGAACGATACGGTCTTATTCCCGTTATCCATGAAGCAGTTGGATCGGGTAAACCGTTCCTCGGTATCTGCCTCGGACTTCAGCTTTTGTTTGAGTCGAGTGAAGAAAGCCCGGGTATAAAAGGCCTCGGCATCTTCAAAGGTGAAGTAAAAGCGATTCCGCCATGCGGGCTCAAGGTTCCGCATATGGGCTGGAACAGCTTATCGTATCAAACGCCGTCACCTCTTTTTGAAGGGATCTCGGAAAATGAATACGTTTATTTCGTACATAGTTTTCACGCTGTGCCGAACGATACATCTATCGTTACCGCGCAGACGGAATACGGTACGATGCTGACGGCAGCAGTCGGGAAGGATAATGTGCAGGCGGCACAGTTCCACCCCGAAAAATCGAGCCGTGTCGGTCTTTCGATGCTGAAGAATTTTGTAAACTGGAACAAATAG
- the hisB gene encoding imidazoleglycerol-phosphate dehydratase HisB, translated as MRVATITRATAETEIRVSLDLDGSGQSHIRSGIGFFDHMLTLFAKHGGFDLVVECHGDIEVDGHHTVEDIGIVLGQVFAKCTGDKIGMARYGSWLLPMDETLIMAAVDFSGRPYLVYDAPVDAPMIGAYDTELTEEFLRAFVVHAGITLHVKKVHGKNAHHIVEGIFKALGRIMRQATRIDSAIQGVLSTKGSL; from the coding sequence ATGCGCGTAGCGACGATAACCAGAGCGACGGCTGAAACGGAGATTCGTGTCAGCTTAGACCTCGACGGAAGCGGACAAAGTCATATCAGAAGCGGTATCGGATTTTTCGATCATATGTTGACGCTGTTTGCGAAACACGGTGGATTTGACTTGGTCGTAGAGTGCCATGGTGATATCGAAGTAGACGGACATCACACCGTAGAAGATATCGGTATCGTTCTCGGACAAGTATTCGCGAAATGTACTGGTGATAAGATCGGTATGGCGCGTTACGGTTCGTGGCTGTTGCCGATGGATGAAACGCTCATTATGGCGGCGGTCGATTTCAGCGGCAGACCGTATCTCGTATACGATGCGCCTGTCGATGCACCGATGATCGGAGCGTACGATACGGAACTGACAGAAGAATTTTTGCGTGCGTTCGTCGTTCATGCGGGAATTACGCTTCATGTGAAGAAAGTACATGGCAAAAACGCACATCATATCGTGGAAGGCATCTTTAAAGCACTTGGCCGCATCATGCGTCAAGCAACGCGCATCGACTCTGCGATCCAAGGTGTTTTGTCGACGAAAGGCAGTCTGTAA
- the hisC gene encoding histidinol-phosphate transaminase, protein MMFRPGLDKLPVYGVEEQDWRIKVDANESNRNLPPLVAERVEGRLSYVAFNRYPDIAMTELREEIGRGSGYDIDNVWLGNGSSEILEKLFFLYGGAGRSIVFPVPSFSMYAIYAKISESTAVPVPLEADYTVDKEKLLRAAEEHDAKLIVLCNPNNPTGTATPLTVVEDIVRRAKCPVVVDEAYMEFYGETALPLVAQYPNLIVARTFSKAYGAAGIRAGYVIANEDVVAMLRKISMPYHINKLTLTVAETIFQMRDEFIPYIQQTIIERERMAAFIETETNITVYPSSTNFLLLKVEGAGELAKYLANIGIAVRSFANAPMLENCIRITIGTTAENDEIMNAIKRWCKGAK, encoded by the coding sequence CTGATGTTTCGACCGGGACTTGATAAGCTCCCTGTATATGGAGTAGAAGAACAAGATTGGCGTATCAAAGTAGACGCCAACGAATCGAACCGCAATCTTCCGCCGCTTGTGGCAGAGCGTGTCGAAGGCCGCCTTTCTTATGTGGCGTTCAATCGTTATCCCGATATTGCTATGACCGAACTGCGCGAAGAGATCGGACGCGGCAGTGGTTATGATATTGATAATGTATGGCTCGGCAATGGTTCGAGCGAGATCTTAGAAAAATTATTCTTTTTGTACGGTGGTGCAGGAAGAAGCATCGTATTCCCCGTACCGTCGTTCTCGATGTATGCCATCTATGCGAAAATATCGGAAAGCACAGCGGTACCTGTACCGCTTGAAGCCGATTATACAGTCGATAAAGAAAAACTGTTGCGGGCGGCAGAAGAACATGATGCCAAATTGATCGTCCTTTGCAATCCGAACAACCCGACAGGTACGGCTACTCCGCTTACGGTGGTCGAAGATATCGTTCGTCGTGCGAAATGTCCTGTTGTTGTCGATGAGGCATATATGGAATTCTATGGTGAAACGGCACTTCCGCTCGTTGCGCAATATCCGAATCTCATTGTAGCGCGTACGTTCTCCAAAGCGTACGGCGCGGCAGGTATCCGTGCGGGCTATGTCATTGCGAATGAAGACGTGGTCGCGATGCTTCGCAAAATATCGATGCCGTATCATATCAACAAATTGACACTTACTGTTGCCGAAACGATCTTCCAGATGCGGGATGAATTTATTCCGTATATCCAGCAGACGATCATCGAGCGTGAACGTATGGCGGCCTTTATTGAAACAGAAACGAATATCACCGTTTATCCGTCGTCTACGAACTTCCTTCTCCTCAAAGTCGAAGGTGCGGGAGAGTTGGCGAAATATCTTGCGAATATCGGTATTGCCGTACGCTCGTTCGCCAATGCACCGATGCTTGAGAACTGTATTCGTATCACGATCGGTACAACGGCAGAAAATGATGAAATTATGAACGCCATCAAACGGTGGTGTAAGGGAGCGAAGTAG